One segment of Campylobacter hominis ATCC BAA-381 DNA contains the following:
- a CDS encoding NAD(P)-binding domain-containing protein, producing MINVYDLAVVGGGPCGIASVVEAKKQGIKTVLLLEKGDNHSQTIRQFYKDKKRVDKEYKGLNSHTIGNVGFETGTKESVLNYFDELLDSEEFDSFFKMEVEKVEKLNDGPFCITTVNSGFRANNVIIAIGRMNKPNKPDYKIPPSIVQRVNFNLDKCGINEKVLIVGGGNAAAEYALSLCKTNIVTLCYRKPKFTRLNEINEKAIMHETRYGNIILRLDTDIKELENENGKVLVKFKCGMELVYDRVIYAIGGTSPINFLKTCNIKLDEKGIPIVNENCATNINGLYVGGDLITRNGGSIVVAINHAHMIIKDILKK from the coding sequence ATGATAAATGTCTACGACCTGGCTGTCGTCGGCGGCGGGCCTTGCGGTATCGCATCCGTAGTGGAAGCGAAAAAACAAGGCATCAAAACAGTGCTGCTTTTAGAAAAAGGTGATAACCATTCGCAAACTATCCGTCAATTTTACAAAGATAAAAAACGCGTTGATAAAGAATATAAAGGTTTAAACAGCCACACTATAGGCAATGTAGGATTTGAAACCGGCACGAAAGAAAGTGTGCTGAACTATTTTGACGAACTTTTAGATTCGGAAGAATTTGACAGTTTTTTTAAAATGGAGGTCGAAAAAGTTGAAAAACTGAATGACGGTCCGTTTTGCATTACTACTGTAAATTCAGGTTTTAGGGCCAACAATGTAATAATTGCCATCGGTAGAATGAATAAACCGAATAAACCTGATTACAAAATTCCGCCATCTATCGTTCAAAGAGTAAATTTTAATCTTGATAAATGCGGAATAAACGAAAAAGTTCTAATTGTAGGCGGTGGAAATGCCGCTGCAGAATATGCGCTATCACTTTGCAAAACGAACATAGTTACGCTTTGTTATAGAAAGCCGAAATTTACCCGTTTAAATGAAATAAATGAAAAAGCCATAATGCACGAAACTCGTTACGGAAATATTATTTTACGCCTTGATACGGATATAAAAGAGCTTGAAAATGAAAACGGCAAAGTTCTTGTTAAATTTAAATGCGGAATGGAGCTCGTTTATGACCGCGTAATTTACGCAATCGGCGGCACAAGTCCGATTAATTTTCTTAAAACATGCAATATAAAATTGGACGAAAAAGGCATTCCGATTGTAAATGAAAACTGCGCCACAAATATAAATGGACTTTACGTAGGTGGAGATCTCATCACGCGAAACGGTGGATCAATTGTAGTTGCCATAAATCATGCGCATATGATTATAAAAGATATTTTGAAAAAATGA
- a CDS encoding glutamate-5-semialdehyde dehydrogenase, translating to MVELLKKVRNSVNILSSLTPVVKEKVILDMAKFLDSFRAEILLANDNDIKAAKLANLPFAMIERLKLDNKKIDAMISSLEMTAALKDPVGRVIDGWINADGLKIEKIAIPIGVICVIYESRPNVTTEVASLCFKSGNAVILKGGKEAFNSNKAIVKVIKTALKNNGVDENAVTFIESTERSVTEELIKYDNFIDVIIPRGGESLVRFVSENSRIPVIKHDKGLCHIFVDESADFDEALAICKNAKTQNPSACNAVETVLVHKNTAAKFLPALRKNLQSVKIYGSKKAQDFIKLDGEADFEREYLDFALNIDVVSGVDEAISHILKFSSHHSEAILSQNERNIEKFLNSLDSACLYVNASTRFSDGFQFGFGAEIGISTNKLHARGPVGLNELTTYKYIVRGNGQIRK from the coding sequence ATGGTTGAATTATTAAAAAAAGTGCGAAATTCCGTGAATATTTTGTCAAGTTTAACTCCGGTTGTAAAAGAAAAAGTTATTTTGGATATGGCAAAATTTTTGGATAGTTTCAGAGCTGAAATTCTGCTTGCAAACGATAACGATATAAAGGCGGCAAAACTTGCAAATTTACCTTTTGCGATGATTGAAAGACTCAAACTGGATAATAAAAAAATTGATGCTATGATAAGTTCACTTGAAATGACAGCCGCTCTTAAAGATCCCGTCGGGCGCGTAATCGATGGCTGGATAAATGCTGACGGTTTAAAGATAGAAAAAATAGCCATTCCGATAGGTGTAATTTGTGTAATTTACGAATCCCGTCCGAATGTTACAACAGAAGTGGCTTCGCTTTGTTTTAAAAGCGGAAACGCTGTGATTTTAAAAGGCGGAAAAGAGGCTTTTAACTCAAACAAAGCCATTGTAAAAGTTATAAAAACCGCGCTTAAAAATAACGGTGTCGATGAAAATGCAGTTACTTTCATAGAAAGCACGGAGCGCTCTGTAACCGAAGAACTGATAAAATACGATAATTTTATAGATGTTATAATTCCACGCGGCGGCGAATCTTTGGTGCGCTTTGTAAGTGAGAATTCGCGAATTCCTGTTATAAAGCACGATAAAGGACTTTGTCATATTTTTGTAGATGAAAGTGCCGATTTTGATGAAGCTTTAGCAATTTGCAAAAATGCAAAAACACAAAATCCGAGCGCTTGCAATGCGGTCGAGACAGTTTTAGTGCATAAAAATACAGCGGCAAAATTTTTGCCTGCTTTACGCAAAAATTTACAAAGTGTGAAAATTTACGGCTCCAAAAAGGCGCAGGATTTTATAAAACTTGACGGAGAAGCTGATTTTGAGCGTGAATATTTGGATTTCGCTTTAAACATTGATGTTGTAAGTGGCGTAGATGAAGCGATTTCTCATATTTTGAAATTCAGTTCTCATCATAGTGAAGCGATACTTAGTCAAAATGAGAGAAATATAGAAAAATTTTTAAATAGCCTTGATAGCGCTTGCCTTTATGTCAATGCTTCGACGCGTTTCAGTGACGGATTTCAGTTCGGTTTCGGCGCTGAAATTGGTATAAGCACAAATAAACTGCATGCAAGAGGACCGGTCGGACTGAATGAACTTACGACTTATAAATATATAGTGCGCGGAAATGGGCAAATAAGAAAATAA
- a CDS encoding sugar transferase, whose amino-acid sequence MKKLICFTILLLADIFAIFCSLLLAVTIKNTLNPIFGISDIHQISQYINFTHIYFITLLIFFYQGIYTKHFDFWHENFIIIKSSLLSFIIIFAILALAKNLNFSRIILTLSFMILVFIAPVFKLIIKISLYKTGFWAKNAIAINTDKNFRAEIFKNHYLGYKFSRKDYDTIFIAANGLNSDKLENLIQENILNHKEVIFTPIIRDYDISNAFIFNIFNSQTNLIMLENSLLKPINRFFKVAFDYFLCILALPFLFLIFCIIAICIKLEEPHGSIFFRQKRMGQNYKEFYCYKFRSMRENGDEIMDKYLKDNPHEIEFYEKYHKYEHDPRITKIGNFLRKSSLDELPQIINVLKTDMSIVGPRPFITGEREKAGICKNDLNILLSVKPGLTGLAQILGRGNTDFKIRTQNDIWYVKNWTVYTDLIIIFKTILIVLKREGAS is encoded by the coding sequence TTGAAAAAATTAATATGTTTTACAATATTGCTTTTAGCCGATATTTTTGCAATTTTTTGTTCGCTTTTGCTGGCAGTCACTATAAAAAATACACTAAATCCGATTTTTGGAATATCGGATATCCATCAAATTTCACAATATATAAATTTTACTCATATTTATTTTATAACTCTACTTATATTTTTCTATCAAGGAATTTACACTAAACATTTTGATTTTTGGCACGAAAATTTTATAATTATTAAATCATCCTTGCTTAGTTTCATAATTATTTTTGCAATCCTGGCTTTAGCTAAAAATTTAAATTTTTCACGCATAATTTTAACACTTTCATTTATGATTTTAGTTTTTATTGCACCTGTTTTTAAACTTATAATTAAAATTTCTCTTTATAAAACGGGTTTTTGGGCAAAAAATGCAATCGCAATAAATACTGATAAAAATTTTCGTGCTGAAATTTTTAAAAATCATTATTTAGGATATAAATTTTCGCGCAAAGATTATGATACGATTTTTATAGCTGCAAACGGACTGAATTCAGATAAATTAGAAAATCTGATTCAAGAAAATATTTTAAACCATAAAGAAGTAATCTTTACACCGATAATTCGTGATTATGACATTTCAAACGCTTTTATATTTAATATTTTCAATTCTCAAACAAATCTGATAATGCTTGAAAATTCGCTTTTAAAACCGATTAATCGCTTTTTTAAAGTTGCATTTGATTATTTTTTATGCATTTTGGCTCTTCCGTTTTTATTTTTAATATTTTGTATTATTGCAATTTGTATAAAACTTGAAGAACCGCACGGAAGTATATTTTTTCGCCAAAAACGAATGGGACAAAATTATAAAGAATTTTATTGTTACAAATTTCGTTCTATGAGAGAAAACGGCGATGAAATAATGGATAAATATTTAAAAGATAATCCTCATGAAATAGAATTTTATGAAAAATATCACAAATACGAGCACGATCCCAGAATTACAAAAATCGGTAATTTTTTACGAAAGAGCTCACTTGACGAACTTCCGCAAATCATAAATGTGCTTAAAACGGATATGAGTATTGTTGGTCCGAGACCATTTATTACAGGAGAACGTGAAAAAGCAGGTATATGCAAAAACGATCTTAATATACTTCTTAGTGTTAAGCCTGGTCTTACAGGTCTTGCACAAATTTTAGGGCGCGGAAATACAGATTTTAAAATTCGCACGCAAAATGATATTTGGTATGTTAAAAATTGGACTGTTTATACAGATTTAATTATAATCTTTAAAACAATTTTAATAGTTCTAAAACGCGAAGGCGCAAGTTAA